From the genome of Gemmatimonadaceae bacterium:
CGACCGCGGCCTCGACGTTCCGCTGATCGGCGATTTTCACTACAACGGCCACCTGCTGCTGGCCAAGTACCCGCAGTGCGCTGCCGCGCTGGACAAGTATCGCATCAACCCGGGCAACGTGGGTTCCAAGCGACGCGACGCGAATTTCACCACCATTGTTCAGGCAGCGATCGACCACGACAAACCCGTGCGCATCGGGGTCAACTGGGGGTCACTCGATCAGGATCTGCTTACCCAGATGATGGACGCCAATGCGTCGTCGCTGGAACCACGCGATGCGAAAGACGTGTACATGGACGCGATGCTGGAAAGCGCCTTGCGGTCGGCCGCGTTGGCCGAGGAGGTTGGACTGGGGCATGACAAGATCATCGTCAGTGCCAAGATCTCAGTGGTCCCCGACCTGGTGGAATGCTATCGGCGGCTGGCGGCACGCTGCGACTATCCGTTGCATCTGGGACTGACGGAAGCCGGGATGGGCCACAAGGGCGTTGTGGCGTCGAGTGCCGCGTTGGCAATCCTGTTGGCGGAAGGGATCGGCGATACCATACGCGTGTCACTGACACCCAAGCCCAACGGCGACCGGCGCGAAGAAGTATTCGTGGCGCAACAGATCCTGCAGTCATTGGGGCTGCGCTCGTTCGCCCCGCAGGTCACAGCCTGCCCCGGCTGCGGCCGCACCACGAGCACGTTCTTCCAGCATATGGCGGAAGACATTCAGGGCTATTTACGTGAGCACATGCCCCGTTGGCGCGAGACGCGTCCCGGTGTGGTGGAGATGAAGGTCGCGGTGATGGGGTGCGTGGTGAACGGGCCTGGCGAATCCAAGCACGCCAATATCGGCATTTCGTTGCCGGGCACGTTTGAGGAGCCGAAGGCGCCCGTCTATGTCGATGGCGCGCTGTTCACGACGCTCAAGGGTGACAAGATTGTCGAGGAATTTCTCGTCATTCTTGAGTCGTACATCGAGCGAAACTACACTACGCTCAGCGTCGATTGAGCTCGTCCGCGGCGGCCGACAGTTCGTCGACGATCGACGCGGTGAAGCCGATGGCGCGCAGCCGTTCGGCCACCCGCGCGTACCATCGCACCGTGCCCTCGCGGCCAACCGAGAAGCGTCCCCAGACGGTTTCCGGAAACGCGGTGCGGCGCAGGTCGGAGAGGATGGAGTTGGCGTTGTGGACCTTGTCCGCCGCGCACACCCATCGCGCCTCGTCGCTCGCCAGGACCAGCCGCTCGAGGTAATCGCTCTTGCGGTCGTCGTACGACATCTCGATGCCGTCGTCGTCGGTACGCCGTTCAGTGACGGTCAAGACGGTACTCAACACCGAGCTGCCGAACTTGTGGCCGATGCGCTCTTCGAGCATCTCGCGCGTCCAGCCTTCGCGCACGCAGTCTTCCACCACGTCGTGCAGAATGCCCGCCACCACCGTGTCGTCGTTGCAGCCGTAGCGGGTGAGAATGACCGCCACGTTCGCCGGATGCGTGAGGTACGGGAGACGCGTCCCCTTGCGCACCTGTTGATCGTGATGCTTCGCCGCAAAGGCGAATGCATGGTTGATGCGGTCAGAGTAGCCGGTCATTACCGGTGTCGGCATCTGAAAGGGTCAGGAGAGAACGGGAACATACGTCATGCGCGCGAACCAAGCCACCAGTGCCTCCAAGCCTTCGCGGTCGGCGTCACCGAACGCGTTGGACACAGACGAGTCGATATCGAGAACCGCCAGCAGCCGTGCATGCGTATCGAACACCGGGACCACGATTGCGCTCCGGGAGCGCGGATCGCACGTAATGTGGCCCGGAAACGCATGCACATCCGGTACGACTATCGTGCGTCGTTCTGCCGCCGCCGTGCCGCAAACGCCACGGCCGAAGGTAATCTCAAGACAGCCCAGCGAGCCCTGGTAGGGACCGACCCGGAGCAGGGTGCCAGGTTCCACCACCCGATAGAAACCGGTCCACAGGTGACCAAATGCATGGTGGAGCAACGCGCTGGTGGTCGCCATGGCGGCAATCGGATCGTTTGACCCGTCCAGGAGCAGTCGCTGCAGGTCGAGCAGCTGGACGTACGCGTCTCGTCGTGGCACGTCGCGCAAATCGGGTATGACGGGTTCCATCGGCACTCCGGAAAATTTAGCGTAGGGCCCCGCATGACCATCACGAGACGAGGTGTCGGTTATTGCATCGGACCGATCAGGGCGATCAACCGCACATCGAGCAGGAGCAGCGCCAGACCCTGAACAATGATTCCAATACCCGCTCCAACGCCCGCCGGCCGTGGTCCCAGACGCCAACTGGCCAGCGCGAGAGTGATACCCAGCATCACGTAGCCGGCGTCGAGCCCGGTATTGAGCCACAGGAAGTTCACCAGTTGCTGCGCGCCGGCAAAGTCGCGGAGCCCCAACCCTCGCCATCCCCAGAGCGCAATCGACGCATCGACGACACCCCACAGGGCCGTCTGAATGGCAAAGTGCGTCACCAGCGGCGCGCGCACCTGACGCCATGACAGGACGATGAGGATCAACGTCCCGAGCAGCACACTGCCCGCACCCCAAACCATCAGGCGCAGCAGATGTCCGCGTTCGAGTACCAGAAGCGAATCAGCCCACATGGCGCGGAGACTAGCGGGGTATGGGGGGAATCACGAGCCCGTCGGAACGTTTCGACTCCAAAGCACTACCGCGCGGACACGCTGCTGGCGGTGACGCGCCTGCCGTGTCGCGCGGGCAAGCCAGGCCAACGGCGTCGCACATTGACGGACGCAGAGAATCACATCCGGCGCGACGGGCGACACCTCGTCCTCAAGCTCCAGAAGGTTGAGCCGGAGGTCGTACTGCTCCGCTCCCGGCAATGCCGGTTCGGTCGATCTACCGTGGGGGAAAGGGTCCCGCCCGGCGCACTGCACATGGATCTGCGTATCGGGGTCGAGTGTGACCACGTGCACCGGGTTCGCGGCAGTGGCGTTCCCGTCGGCCGAAAGGGACGATCCGGATCGGGACTTCACGCGCAGCAAGCGCGCAAGGACCGGTGAGCGACCTGCCTGTTCCACCACCAGCACGGCGCGAGACTCACGACTGGCGGCAGCCGCCGTACCCAGTGCCACGGCGGCCGCCACGACGGGATCGGCAGCAAGCACGTCCACGCGCTCCGCGATGTCCCCGACGCCACTCAGGGCGAGATGCAGCACGACAAACGTATCGCTCTCGCGATCGATGATGCGAGGTAGGTCGCGCCGCTCGCGCCGCTCGGCGCGCGCCGCGGCGGTGTCGCGTGAGTGCAGCACAACGGGCGCGGCGGTGAGTCGCTCAAGCTCCGACACATCACCCACGGTCGGTCGGTGAATCTCACGGAGCAATGCCATCCCGTAGCCGAACGCCACGCCGATCACAAGCGCCGCGAGGAGCATTGCCAACGGAGGAATGTCGATACGAAGCCGCTGTTCCAGCGCCGTGCGTCGTGCCTCTCGCGTGGCAGAGATCCGGCGCGCCGAAACCAGTGCAGACTCTTCCTGCGCCACGTGCCGAAGCAACGAATCCCGGCGGGCCATTCGCTCAGCAGTGCGGAAAGCGTCACGCTCCGCCAGCGCCGCGCTGTCGATGAGCGTATTCCCCTGCGCACTGTCCGCCCCGCTGATGGGAGTTGTGCGCATGGCAGCGATGGACGAGAGTACCGCACGCGCCAGTCGTTGCTCCGCCAGTCGCACGAGTCCCAGGCCCAGTGTGGTCAGTCGCGCGGTGAGCGCCGCGTATCGCGCACCGGGCCCGGCAAGCGCCGCGTGCGCCTCGCGTTCCCGATCGACCAGTTCGATACTGTCGATCAGCACACGCACGCGCGGCTCACCCTTCATCAACGGCGACTCAGCGAGTGCGCGATAGCTCTCGGGTAGCGGCGCGTTGCGCGCTCGCGTGACGCGGGCCATCAGATCGATGGCGGCGCTATCAGGCTTCGTTCGGAATCCACCGGCAGCCAGTGTGGACTCAGCGGCCACTGTCGCACGGGCGGAGTCCCGACGGGTGGAGTCGATACGCGCCGCCGTGTCACGAGGCAGGGCGCGAAGCCGTGCCACTTCCAGCGCGCGCAGATCGCCGTGCAGGCTATCCAGACGCCGCATGATCGGCGTGGAATCGGTCGCCACAGGCAGTTCGGCAACTCGTCGACGCAGCTGGCGCTCAAGTTGCCGAGGCACCAGCTCGAGCGCGATCAGCATGGCAACGGCGGCGACGCCTCCCAAAAGGGCGATCCATACGCCTTTCCGCGCCGCGTTGCGCGCGCGCGCCGCCATCCACGCGTGTCGGTGTCCGATCATAGGGGCATGAAAGACGGGGGCCGGCGCGTTGC
Proteins encoded in this window:
- a CDS encoding HD domain-containing protein — protein: MTGYSDRINHAFAFAAKHHDQQVRKGTRLPYLTHPANVAVILTRYGCNDDTVVAGILHDVVEDCVREGWTREMLEERIGHKFGSSVLSTVLTVTERRTDDDGIEMSYDDRKSDYLERLVLASDEARWVCAADKVHNANSILSDLRRTAFPETVWGRFSVGREGTVRWYARVAERLRAIGFTASIVDELSAAADELNRR
- a CDS encoding GAF domain-containing protein, producing the protein MEPVIPDLRDVPRRDAYVQLLDLQRLLLDGSNDPIAAMATTSALLHHAFGHLWTGFYRVVEPGTLLRVGPYQGSLGCLEITFGRGVCGTAAAERRTIVVPDVHAFPGHITCDPRSRSAIVVPVFDTHARLLAVLDIDSSVSNAFGDADREGLEALVAWFARMTYVPVLS
- the ispG gene encoding flavodoxin-dependent (E)-4-hydroxy-3-methylbut-2-enyl-diphosphate synthase is translated as MPFAPRRPTVTAMVRGVPVGSGHPVVVQSMTNTDTADAAATADQVAALFEAGSQKVRITVNNDEAAQSVPEIRQRLTDRGLDVPLIGDFHYNGHLLLAKYPQCAAALDKYRINPGNVGSKRRDANFTTIVQAAIDHDKPVRIGVNWGSLDQDLLTQMMDANASSLEPRDAKDVYMDAMLESALRSAALAEEVGLGHDKIIVSAKISVVPDLVECYRRLAARCDYPLHLGLTEAGMGHKGVVASSAALAILLAEGIGDTIRVSLTPKPNGDRREEVFVAQQILQSLGLRSFAPQVTACPGCGRTTSTFFQHMAEDIQGYLREHMPRWRETRPGVVEMKVAVMGCVVNGPGESKHANIGISLPGTFEEPKAPVYVDGALFTTLKGDKIVEEFLVILESYIERNYTTLSVD